A region of Stigmatopora nigra isolate UIUO_SnigA chromosome 6, RoL_Snig_1.1, whole genome shotgun sequence DNA encodes the following proteins:
- the LOC144197773 gene encoding galectin-related protein-like, whose translation MAAEQSVVRRERKRWKIDNHEPKASVSSEKETEEKLTVPFRGHITDGLHPGRKVIIVGVVDTHPDRFYMALTCGRGTCGKPPPDVALEVCVRFGAERQVLRRACVGGTWTDAESIIPFFPFIKGQPFKIEVECQSGRFRVLVDAQKLFDFQHQVEPLQSVDTLWIKGSLTINKLG comes from the exons ATGGCTGCTGAACAGAGTGTGGTGCGCCGCGAGAGGAAG CGATGGAAAATTGACAACCATGAGCCCAAAGCCAGTGTCAGCAGCGAAAAGGAAACGGAAGAAAAATTG acGGTTCCTTTCCGAGGCCACATCACTGATGGGCTGCATCCAGGAAGGAAGGTGATTATTGTGGGAGTGGTAGACACTCACCCTGACAG ATTCTACATGGCGCTGACGTGCGGCCGAGGTACATGTGGCAAACCCCCACCTGATGTGGCACTGGAGGTGTGTGTACGCTTTGGGGCTGAGCGACAGGTGCTGCGTCGGGCCTGCGTGGGCGGTACGTGGACCGATGCAGAGAGCATCATCCCCTTCTTTCCTTTCATCAAGGGGCAACCCTTCAAG ATTGAAGTGGAGTGCCAATCAGGTCGCTTCCGAGTCCTAGTGGATGCTCAGAAGCTTTTTGACTTCCAACACCAGGTGGAACCGCTCCAAAGTGTTGACACGCTGTGGATCAAGGGCAGCCTCACCATCAACAAGCTGGGTTGA